In the Nerophis ophidion isolate RoL-2023_Sa linkage group LG01, RoL_Noph_v1.0, whole genome shotgun sequence genome, one interval contains:
- the nup133 gene encoding nuclear pore complex protein Nup133: MFSPRTAPSSARRQQNRTPARRASSSLLLTPRRTPLSARATPGREQSHAPSDCLNYDVQTFGSSLPVKVMEALTSVNAEEPISVKVGDSGWAWMVCGERVVIWKICQTAVAKLCVCKELQLPNSGYGYTADLVAVASVAPLETAAVQAISVLAVAAEGTARLWPSLSQEGNYSESDLDLGDLCSFVVAIAGGSFVASSITNRLLRVSADASGRPQHRALHQGQGVLSGIGRRVSSLFGILSPPANDALHSVLWVGGASSLYTLTGSRLSKWEVDVSSEQQTISWDAQRALTESVADAIWGSESNYEEMRDGINVSFLDLKLSQAGLVLLVAAWHPADTPCLVYFCLVTLQDLGTAISNSFTVEVTKYNPPFQSEAELHATRLLLPPSPGLTAFLYNEELVFACSTGSSRGGLPDERIPFNSPGDGVRGGGCCANLPVFFSQNSGLVAVVARESASILPETVEDSLCSSLAAAPEVSMMEQHGRAELVAQEDKPKLLKAAFLQFCRNDLLGAQTLTDELFPAGCEGGELDAMVTRINLDLLDDYPASDPRWAESVPDESVGFPLTSLIILHQLEDKMKAHSCFMDFLLQVGLLERLGQVTVRSSPMATRLLLCEHAEKLQAAMVLKNQHSKHGEVVNGAISAALRRKNSGVPPSLTVADVFFREVSQISSIFDCLLEEAERSVRENPVDSVQWAEVVLTVNAIIKDMLHAAVQYRETKASMYRASEKAAPEPEYIPWTALGGVRAVISRQHELILRSMYPHADSELRSVLCEQLVELLDFYLGAYVAQLHSLQQAPPAGQQERYNSLEMEYSQRRAELLTPLLELGQYQWVAALAEKYCDFDILVQMCELTDNQSRLQHYMSKFAQQNFADFLFRWYMEKGKRGKLLSQPAAQHQELAGFLQAHQHLSWLHDIHVHDYQSAHRTLSRQADTETRYFAKKKTLLALSKLAALASDLPEDELAKRVEDMVQQERFLLHQETLPRQLLEDRQQNPDTMPLLSAYKLVQLYVSDDNRRANEYDFKKALDLLEYIDQEDEVNIEALKCDIFGKVLSRDDWSSADGSDDPLEAAKDSIFVKILLKLLEEGVPLQTYLPDVKDLLDLDQLSTLKSKPYFEFVLRANYEHYLQAQM; the protein is encoded by the exons ATGTTCTCCCCGCGCACAGCCCCGAGCTCGGCCCGCCGGCAGCAGAACAGAACCCCCGCCAGGAGAGCGTCCAGCAGCCTGCTTCTCACCCCGCGACGCACGCCTCTGTCCGCCAG GGCGACGCCTGGTCGCGAGCAGAGCCACGCCCCCTCGGACTGCCTCAACTATGACGTGCAAACGTTCGGCTCCTCGCTGCCCGTCAAGGTGATGGAGGCGCTGACTTCGGTCAACG CCGAGGAGCCCATCTCCGTGAAGGTCGGCGACAGCGGCTGGGCCTGGATGGTCTGCGGGGAACGAGTGGTCATCTGGAAGATCTGCCAGACCGCCGTGGCCAAG CTGTGCGTGTGCAAGGAGCTCCAGCTGCCCAACAGCGGGTACGGCTACACGGCGGACCTCGTGGCCGTGGCGTCTGTCGCCCCTCTGGAGACGGCGGCGGTCCAGGCCATCTCCGTCCTGGCCGTGGCGGCCGAGGGAACGGCGCGTTTGTGGCCCAGCTTGTCTCAGGAGGGAAACTACTCGGAGAGCGACCTGGACCTGGGAGACCTGTGCTCCTTCGTGGTGGCGATCGCA GGCGGCAGCTTTGTCGCATCCTCGATTACCAACCGTCTCCTGAGAGTCAGCGCGGACGCTTCCGGAAGGCCGCAGCACCGAGCGCTGCATCAGGGCCAGGGCGTGTTGTCAGGCATCGGACGCCGGGTGTCCAGCCTGTTTGGCATCCTGTCGCCGCCCGCCAACGACGCC cTTCACAGCGTGCTGTGGGTGGGCGGAGCCAGCAGCCTCTACACGCTGACCGGTTCCCGCCTAAGCAAGTGGGAAGTGGACGTGAGCTCGGAGCAGCAGACCATCAGCTGGGACGCCCAGCGAGCTCTGACCGAGAGCGTCGCCGACGCCATCTGG GGCTCGGAGAGCAACTACGAGGAGATGCGTGACGGCATCAACGTGAGCTTTTTGGACTTGAAGCTCAGCCA GGCCGGCTTGGTGCTCCTGGTGGCCGCCTGGCACCCGGCCGACACCCCCTGCCTCGTCTACTTCTGCCTGGTCACCTTGCAGGACTTGGGCACCGCCATTTCCAACTCGTTCACTGTGGAGGTCACCAAATACAACCCCCCCTTCCAG AGCGAAGCCGAGCTGCACGCCACGCGTCTCTTGCTGCCGCCGTCCCCCGGCCTCACCGCCTTCCTCTACAACGAGGAGCTGGTCTTCGCCTGCTCCACAGGAAGCAGCCGAGGGGGTCTTCCTGACGAGAGGATCCCTTTCAACTCACCCG GTGACGGCGTGCGCGGGGGCGGCTGCTGCGCCAACCTGCCCGTCTTCTTCTCCCAGAACAGCGGCCTGGTGGCGGTGGTGGCCCGGGAGAGCGCCTCCATCCTGCCGGAGACCGTGGAAGACTCCCTGTGCTCGTCTCTGGCGGCGGCGCCGGAG GTGTCCATGATGGAGCAGCACGGTCGAGCCGAACTTGTAGCTCAGGAGGACAAACCCAAGCTCCTGAAGGCAGCCTTCCTGCAGTTCTGCCG CAACGATCTTCTGGGTGCTCAGACGCTCACCGATGAGCTTTTCCCCGCCGGCTGCGAAGGAGGCGAGCTGGACGCCATGGTGACCCGCATCAACCTGGACCTGCTGGACGACTACCCCGCCTCCGACCCCCGCTGGGCCGAGTCGGTGCCTGACG AGAGTGTTGGCTTCCCGCTGACGTCGCTCATCATCCTGCACCAGCTGGAGGACAAGATGAAGGCCCACAGCTGCTTCATGGACTTCCTGCTGCAG GTGGGCCTGCTGGAGCGACTGGGTCAGGTGACGGTGCGCTCGTCTCCCATGGCGACGCGGCTGCTGCTGTGCGAGCACGCTGAGAAGCTGCAGGCGGCCATGGTCCTGAAGAACCAGCACAGCAAGCACGGCGAGGTGGTCAACGGGGCCATCAGCGCCGCGCTGCGCAGGAAGAACAGCGGCGTGCCCCCCAGCCTCACCGTGGCCGACGTCTTCTTCAGGGAG GTGTCGCAGATCTCCTCCATCTTTGATTGTCTGCTGGAGGAGGCGGAGAGGAGCGTGCGGGAGAACCCGGTGGACTCGGTGCAGTGGGCCGAGGTGGTTCTGACCGTCAACGCCATCATCAAG GACATGCTTCATGCGGCGGTTCAGTACCGAGAGACCAAGGCGTCCATGTACAGAGCTTCTGAGAAGGCCGCCCCAGAACCAGAGTACATCCCGTGGACAG cgCTGGGCGGCGTGCGTGCGGTCATCTCGCGCCAACACGAGCTCATCCTGCGCTCCATGTACCCGCACGCCGACTCGGAGCTGCGCAGCGTTTTGTGCGAGCAGCTGGTGGAGCTGTTGGACTTCTACCTGGGCGCTTATGTGGCCCAGCTGCACTCCCTGCAGCAGGCGCCCCCTGCTGGCCAGCAGGAGCGCTACAACAGCCTGGAAATGGAGTACAGCCAGCGGCGAGCCGAGCTGCTGACGCCGCTCC TGGAACTGGGTCAGTACCAGTGGGTGGCGGCGCTGGCAGAGAAGTACTGCGACTTTGACATCCTGGTCCAAATGTGCGAGCTGACCGACAACCAGAGCCGCCTGCAGCACTACATGAGCAAGTTTGCACAGCAG AACTTTGCAGACTTCCTGTTCCGCTGGTACATGGAGAAAGGGAAGCGAGGGAAGCTCCTGTCCCAGCCGGCGGCGCAGCACCAAGAGCTGGCGGGCTTCTTGCAGGCCCACCAGCACCTAAGCTGGCTGCACGACATCCACGTACACGACTACCAGAGC GCCCACAGGACTCTGTCCAGGCAGGCCGACACGGAGACGCGGTACTTCGCCAAGAAGAAGACTCTGCTGGCTCTCAGCAAGCTGGCGGCGCTGGCGTCCGACCTTCCGGAAGACGAGCTGGCCAAGCGGGTGGAAG ACATGGTGCAGCAGGAGCGCTTCCTGCTGCACCAGGAGACCCTGCCCAGGCAGCTCCTGGAGGACAGGCAGCAGAACCCGGACACCATGCCGCTGCTCAGCGCCTACAAGCTGGTCCAG CTGTACGTCAGTGACGACAACCGGCGGGCCAACGAATACGACTTCAAGAAGGCTCTGGATCTCCTGGAGTACATCGATCAG GAAGACGAGGTCAACATCGAGGCGCTCAAGTGTGACATCTTTGGGAAAGTCCTCTCCAGGGACGA CTGGTCCTCCGCCGACGGCAGCGACGACCCTCTGGAGGCCGCCAAGGACAGCATCTTTGTCAAGATCCTGCTCAAGCTCCTGGAGGAAG GCGTGCCCCTGCAGACCTACCTGCCGGACGTCAAGGACCTGCTGGACCTGGACCAGCTCAGCACTCTCAAGTCCAAACCTTACTTTGAGTTTGTGCTGAGAGCAAATTATGAGCATTATCTGCAAGCGCAGATGTGA